The sequence CCCCGGGACATGCGGGAGTTCCTCCTGGGCGGCGGGCCCGCCCTGGCCGCCGCTCGGAAGGCGCTGGAGCACGCCGAGGGCGTCCTGAAGGCGGGGAAGATGCCCTCCGGGCCGGACGGGGAGGCCGCCGCCCTGGCCGCCGGGCAGTACCGGCTGCGGGCCGTCATCCCGAAGCCGGGCAAGTTCCTGCACACCGGCCTCAACTCCATCAAGCACGTCGAGCACACGGGCAACAAGAAGCCGCCCCAGGTGCCGGGCGCCCCGCGCTTCAACACCAGCCTGATCGGCCACGAGGAGCCCGTCGTCTACCCCAAGCAGACGAAGATGCTCGACTACGAGGTGGAGGTGGGGATCGTCATCGGCAAGCGCTGCAAGGACGTGGCGCGCGAGCGGGCCTTCGACGTCATCGCGGGCTACACCATCTACAACGACGTCACCGCCCGCGATATCCAGCGGGACGCGGCTCGGGGCGGCGTCTTCCTGGGCAAGAACTTCGACGCGACGAATCCCCTGGGTCCCCATC is a genomic window of Candidatus Tectomicrobia bacterium containing:
- a CDS encoding fumarylacetoacetate hydrolase family protein; this translates as MRLATYRNLSPGASGDRLGALLSDGRLADLRLCYAACLAEKEGEGRPYAMAHARVPRDMREFLLGGGPALAAARKALEHAEGVLKAGKMPSGPDGEAAALAAGQYRLRAVIPKPGKFLHTGLNSIKHVEHTGNKKPPQVPGAPRFNTSLIGHEEPVVYPKQTKMLDYEVEVGIVIGKRCKDVARERAFDVIAGYTIYNDVTARDIQRDAARGGVFLGKNFDATNPLGPHLVTADEVPDPESLRVFCRVNGQTRQDERLTDMIFKIPDLVAFYSQMTLEPGDVISSGTFSGVAIEQADPGPFLLKPGDVVECEVERLGVLRNPIVA